The proteins below come from a single Microtus ochrogaster isolate Prairie Vole_2 chromosome 8, MicOch1.0, whole genome shotgun sequence genomic window:
- the Coro1b gene encoding coronin-1B — MSFRKVVRQSKFRHVFGQPVKNDQCYEDIRVSRVTWDSTFCAVNPKFLAVIVEASGGGAFMVLPLSKTGRIDKAYPTVCGHTGPVLDIDWCPHNDEVIASGSEDCTVMVWQIPENGLTSPLTEPVVVLEGHTKRVGIITWHPTARNVLLSAGCDNVVLIWNVGTAEELYRLDSLHPDLIYNVSWNHNGSLFCSACKDKSVRIIDPRRGTLVAEREKAHEGARPMRAIFLADGKVFTTGFSRMSERQLALWDPDNFEEPKALQELDSSNGALLPFYDPDTSVVYVCGKGDSSIRYFEITDEPPYIHFLNTFTSKEPQRGMGSMPKRGLEVSKCEIARFYKLHERKCEPIVMTVPRKSDLFQDDLYPDTAGPEAALEAEDWVSGQDADPILISLREAYVPSKQRDLKVSRRNVLSDSRPASSSRPGAATATTITDVPIGALAGAGESGKLEEVMQELRALQVLVKEQGERISRLEEQLGRMENGDT; from the exons ATGTCCTTCCGAAAAGTGGTGCGACAGAGCAAATTCCGGCATGTGTTCGGACAGCCGGTCAAGAATGACCAGTGCTATGAGGATATTCGAGTGTCCCGGGTCACCTGGGACAGTACCTTCTGCGCCGTCAACCCCAAGTTCCTGGCAGTGATTGTGGAAGCCAGTGGCGGGGGAGCCTTTATGGTGCTCCCTCTAAGCAAG ACAGGCCGCATTGACAAGGCCTACCCAACAGTGTGTGGGCACACGGGACCTGTTCTGGACATTGACTGGTGTCCTCACAATGATGAAGTCATTGCCAGTGGCTCAGAGGACTGCACAGTCATG GTATGGCAGATTCCAGAGAATGGGCTGACCTCACCTCTGACTGAGCCAGTAGTGGTGCTTGAGGGGCACACCAAGCGTGTGGGCATCATCACCTGGCACCCCACAGCCCGGAATGTGCTTCTCAGTGCAG GTTGTGACAATGTGGTGCTTATCTGGAATGTGGGCACTGCAGAAGAGCTGTACCGCCTCGACAGCTTGCACCCTGACCTCATCTACAACGTGAGCTGGAACCACAATGGCAGCCTCTTCTGCTCAGCTTGCAAGGACAAGAGTGTCCGCATCATCGATCCCAGGCGGGGCACCCTGGTGGCA GAGCGGGAGAAGGCTCACGAGGGGGCCCGGCCCATGCGGGCCATCTTTCTGGCCGATGGCAAGGTGTTCACCACCGGTTTCAGCCGCATGAGTGAACGTCAGCTGGCACTCTGGGACCCA GACAACTTTGAGGAGCCTAAGGCCCTGCAGGAGTTGGATTCAAGCAATGGGGCCCTGCTGCCCTTCTATGACCCAGACACCAGTGTGGTCTATGTCTGTGGCAAG GGCGACTCCAGCATCCGGTACTTTGAGATCACAGACGAGCCTCCCTATATCCACTTCCTGAACACATTCACGAGCAAAGAACCCCAGAGGGGTATGGGTAGCATGCCTAAGAGGGGCTTGGAGGTCAGCAAGTGTGAAATTGCCCG gTTCTACAAACTGCATGAGCGCAAGTGCGAACCCATAGTCATGACTGTGCCAAGAAAG TCTGACCTCTTTCAGGATGACCTGTACCCTGACACAGCGGGACCTGAGGCTGCTCTTGAGGCAGAGGATTGGGTGAGCGGGCAGGATGCGGACCCGATCCTGATCTCACTACGGGAAGCCTATGTTCCCAGTAAACAACGGGACCTGAAGGTCAGCCGGCGAAATGTGCTATCGGACAGCCGGCCTGCCAGTTCCAGCCGTCCCGGAGCTGCCACCGCTACCACAATTACGGATGTTCCCATTGGCGCCCTTGCTGGGGCTGGT GAATCTGGGAAACTGGAAGAGGTGATGCAAGAGCTTCGGGCACTCCAGGTGCTGGTCAAGGAACAGGGGGAGCGCATCAGCCGCCTGGAGGAACAGCTGGGCCGCATGGAGAATGGGGATACATAG
- the Ptprcap gene encoding protein tyrosine phosphatase receptor type C-associated protein, whose protein sequence is MALPGTFRFRVLLALPGALASGVGTEDGAGSSAVTIILLFLLLLLLVTALAFAWHRLSRASGGYYHPARLGAALWGHTRRLLWASPAGRWLRARTDLGSPEEPGQQENEQDAEEDCMMDGGPEEAGPQEEEQRCEARAQAKQAPAAYDTDSEGGLGLSSQGPVGSGSSAEALLSDLHAFSGSAAWDDSAGKAGGQRLHVTAL, encoded by the exons ATG GCTCTGCCTGGTACCTTCAGATTTAGGGTGCTGTTAGCCCTGCCCGGGGCCCTGGCCTCCGGGGTAGGCACAGAGGATGGTGCAGGCTCCAGTGCTGTCACCATCATCCTGctgttcctgctcctgctgctacTTGTCACCGCCCTGGCCTTCGCCTGGCATCGCCTCAGTCGTGCCTCGGGGGGCTACTACCACCCAGCTCGCCTGGGTGCTGCGTTGTGGGGCCACACCCGCCGCCTGCTCTGGGCCAGCCCTGCAGGCCGCTGGCTTCGGGCCCGCACTGACCTGGGATCCCCAGAGGAACCAGGGCAGCAAGAGAATGAGCAGGATGCAGAAGAGGATTGCATGATGGACGGTGGCCCTGAGGAAGCTGGTCCCCAGGAAGAGGAGCAGCGGTGTGAAGCCAGAGCTCAAGCAAAGCAGGCCCCAGCAGCATATGACACAGACAGTGAAGGGGGCCTGGGCCTTAGCTCGCAAGGTCCCGTGGGCTCAGGCAGCAGTGCTGAGGCCCTTCTGAGTGACCTACACGCCTTTTCAGGTAGTGCAGCCTGGGATGACAGTGCTGGAAAAGCAGGGGGCCAGCGCCTTCATGTCACCGCACTGTAG
- the LOC101985036 gene encoding calcium-binding protein 4 produces MATEHGSQRVPGHQKTPEGVVSPGSAAEGPTLTRRRSKKESRLPGSQKASSGKQSSGQGSEASGSNRNAPKTKVGQGEPPSAPPRQASHRQSHRHRSDPQQDAAQRTYGPLLNRIFGKDRELCPEELEELQAAFEEFDTDQDGCIGYRELGDCMRTLGYMPTEMELLEVSQHVKMRMGGFVDFEEFVELISPKLREETAHMLGVRELRIAFREFDKDRDGLITVAELRQAAPALLGEPLEGTELDEMLRDMDLNGDGTIDFDEFVMMLSTG; encoded by the exons ATGGCAAcagagcatggctctcagagggtTCCTGGCCACCAGAAGACCCCTGAAGGAGTTGTATCTCCTGGGAGTGCTGCTGAGGGTCCCACCTTGACcagaagaaggagcaagaaggAGAGCCGACTGCCAGGGTCCCAGAAGGCCAGTTCTGGGAAGCAGTCCTCTGGCCAAGGCTCTGAGGCCTCAGGAAGCAACAGGAACGCCCCAAAGACCAAAGTGGGGCAGGGCGAGCCACCTTCAGCACCGCCCAGGCAAGCCTCTCACAGACAGTCCCACCGACATCGTTCTGACCCCCAGCAGGATGCTGCCCAAAGGACTTATGGGCCCCTGCTCAATCGCATCTTCGGAAAG GATCGGGAACTGTGTCCTGAGGAGCTGGAGG AGCTGCAGGCTGCCTTTGAGGAGTTTGACACTGACCAGGATGGCTGCATCGGCTACCGGGAGCTGGGTGACTGCATGCGGACGCTGGGCTACATGCCCACGGAGATGGAGCTCCTGGAAGTGTCACAGCACGTGAAGATGCGCA TGGGCGGCTTTGTGGATTTTGAAGAGTTTGTGGAGCTGATCAGCCCAAAGCtgagagaggagacagctcacatGTTGGGTGTACGAGAGCTGCGCATCGCCTTCCGAGAG ttTGACAAGGACAGGGATGGACTGATCACAGTGGCGGAGCTGCGACAGGCAGCGCCAGCTCTGCTGGGGGAACCACTAGAGGGCACCGAGCTGGATGAGATGTTGCGAGACATGGACCTCAATGGGGATGGCACCATAGACTTTGACG AATTTGTAATGATGCTATCTACTGGCTGA
- the Gpr152 gene encoding probable G-protein coupled receptor 152, with translation MDTAMEANLGAAGHGPRTELNDEDYYPQGSWDTVFLVALLLLGLPANGLMAWLAGSQARHGAGTRLALLLLSLALSDFLFLAAATFQILEIQHGGHWPLGTAACRLYYFLWGVSYSSGLFLLTALSLDRCLLALCPRWYPGHRPARLPLWVCAGVWVLATLFSVPWLVFPEAAVWWYDLVICLDFWDSEELPLRMLEILGGFLPFLLLLVCHVLTQATACRTCCGHQPRPTVCHGFARVAKTILSAYVILRLPYQLAQLLYLAFLWDVYPGYLLWEALVYSDYLILLNSCLSPFLCLAASADLRALLRAVLSSFAAAACEEQPGSFTPTEPQTQVVSVSLTPPGQTAEGQPRLDPVVQPEVNPLTQSQLEPMDQLQVNPSVQPQSNSVVQTQVDSLTQAQLDPVAQPQTSMEAQTPTYGAESASNPGEESSPSPSPDPKLGALENLDEPAVLEGEGPSSVSPQEAPSAGPT, from the exons ATGGACACTGCTATGGAAGCCAACCTGGGTGCTGCTGGCCATGGTCCCCGCACAGAGCTCAATGACGAGGACTACTACCCCCAGGGCAGCTGGGACACTGTCTTTCTGGTAGCTTTACTGCTCCTGGGACTACCAGCCAATGGGCTGATGGCATGGCTGGCTGGCTCACAGGCCCGACACGGGGCTGGCACGAGACTAGCCCTGCTCCTGCTCAGCCTGGCCCTCTCTGACTTCTTATTCCTGGCAGCAGCGACTTTCCAAATCCTGGAGATCCAGCACGGAGGGCACTGGCCACTGGGCACTGCCGCCTGCCGCCTCTACTACTTCCTATGGGGTGTGTCCTACTCCTCCGGCCTCTTCCTGTTGACAGCCCTCAGCCTGGACCGCTGCTTGCTGGCGCTATGCCCACGCTGGTACCCAGGGCACCGCCCAGCCCGCCTGCCCCTCTGGGTGTGCGCTGGGGTCTGGGTGCTGGCCACACTCTTCAGTGTGCCCTGGTTGGTCTTCCCTGAGGCTGCTGTCTGGTGGTATGACTTGGTCATCTGCCTGGACTTCTGGGACAGCGAGGAGCTGCCTCTGCGGATGCTTGAGATCTTGGGGGgcttcctgcccttcctcttgCTGCTGGTCTGCCACGTGCTTACCCAAGCCACCGCTTGCAGGACCTGTTGTGGGCACCAGCCTAGGCCTACGGTCTGCCATGGCTTTGCCCGTGTGGCCAAGACCATTCTGTCTGCCTATGTGATTCTGAGGCTGCCCTACCAGCTGGCGCAGCTGCTCTATCTGGCTTTCTTATGGGATGTCTACCCTGGATACCTGCTCTGGGAAGCCCTGGTCTATTCCGACTACCTGATCCTGCTCAACAGCTGCCTGAGCCCCTTCCTGTGCCTAGCAGCCAGTGCTGACCTCCGCGCCCTGCTGCGCGCTGTACTTTCCTCCTTCGCAGCTGCTGCCTGTGAGGAACAGCCTGGCAGTTTCACACCAACTGAGCCACAGACCCAGGTGGTCTCTGTGAGCCTGACTCCGCCAGGTCAGACAGCTGAAGGCCAGCCACGGTTGGATCCTGTGG TTCAACCTGAGGTGAACCCTTTAACCCAGTCACAGTTGGAACCCATGGATCAACTTCAAGTGAATCCTTCAGTCCAGCCACAGTCAAATTCTGTGGTCCAGACTCAAGTGGACTCCCTGACCCAGGCACAGTTGGATCCTGTGGCCCAGCCACAAACAAGCATGGAGGCCCAGACCCCTACCTATGGGGCTGAGTCAGCCTCTAACCCTGGTGAGGAAAGCTCCCCCAGTCCATCCCCAGATCCCAAGCTTGGGGCCCTTGAGAACCTAGATGAGCCGGCTGTTCTTGAGGGGGAAGGCCCGAGTAGTGTCTCACCACAAGAGGCCCCCAGCGCCGGTCCTACTTGA